In the Acropora muricata isolate sample 2 chromosome 1, ASM3666990v1, whole genome shotgun sequence genome, one interval contains:
- the LOC136921577 gene encoding uncharacterized protein y4fB-like, translating to MLCEGDGWITCHCEEDAEEYFIEAVNSDKDSMRKMEEAKQEVSSAGMLLVSDPGWKRLLKEKLIEACKDKNTLNGEKFEDIFKAVEKAGKATCFVQRRGSSYRNGGTGTGLLISPKSPYGWLTITNNHLIKNDEEAKLSEVMFDFEVDGSKEGTKTFQVSRVVSKDFRTDDPEDVIHLDFSILALKSSVEDEAYLKERAVLFEETVRVNACSNNELLGACGLTFLPLIAFSHPRGLAKRLSIGKYPSNTEKYPIAHIKHQLPTTKGSSGANLLYSFPDSGPKFRHWLAAFLHYRHGRAVAWQAIGPKLREDFCSLEAR from the coding sequence ATGCTTTGTGAAGGAGATGGGTGGATAACCTGCCATTGTGAAGAGGACGCCGAAGAGTACTTCATTGAAGCGGTAAACAGTGATAAGGACAGCATGCGCAAGATGGAGGAGGCTAAACAAGAAGTGAGTAGCGCCGGGATGCTGCTAGTTTCAGATCCAGGGTGGAAACGTCTactcaaagaaaaactgatCGAGGCATGTAAAGATAAAAACACTCTCAATGGAGAGAAATTCGAAGACATCTTTAAAGCGGTGGAGAAAGCTGGGAAAGCAACGTGTTTCGTCCAACGTAGGGGCAGTAGTTATAGAAATGGTGGTACTGGTACAGGCCTTCTCATTTCCCCTAAAAGTCCATATGGCTGGTTGACAATAACCAACAATCACCTAATTAAGAATGACGAAGAAGCAAAATTGTCAGAAGTCATGTTTGACTTTGAAGTAGACGGCAGCAAGGAGGGCACTAAAACCTTTCAGGTGTCCCGGGTTGTGTCTAAGGACTTCCGCACAGATGATCCAGAAGATGTCATCCATCTGGATTTTAGCATACTCGCTCTGAAATCAAGTGTGGAAGATGAAGCCTACCTCAAAGAGCGTGCTGTGTTGTTTGAAGAAACTGTTAGAGTCAACGCTTGCTCGAACAATGAATTATTGGGTGCGTGCGGCCTTACGTTTTTACCACTGATTGCTTTTTCTCATCCTCGTGGCCTTGCCAAACGTCTCAGCATCGGAAAATACCCAAGCAATACTGAGAAGTATCCCATAGCTCACATAAAACACCAGTTGCCAACCACAAAAGGAAGCTCGGGAGCTAACCTGCTCTATTCTTTTCCCGACTCTGGACCAAAATTTCGACACTGGTTGGCTGCGTTTCTCCACTACCGCCATGGACGAGCTGTGGCTTGGCAAGCTATTGGCCCCAAGCTTAGGGAGGACTTTTGCTCCCTTGAAGCACGTTGA